The DNA window CGCGGCTTGCGAAGGGCGCACGCGAAGTCGTCCTGATCCAGGTCGGCAAGGGCTCGGGCGCGCTCGATATGGAGGAGGCTGCGGTCTATCTCTCGCGCCACGGGATCAGGCCCGAACTGATAAAGCGCGACCGCGAGCCGACCGTGGCTGCCGCCCTGCTCGACCAGGTGCAGCTGATCGGTGCGCAATTGCTCGTGATGGGGGCCTATGGCAGCCTGCCGAGCGCGGAGCGGATCTTCGGCGGCGTGACCCGCACGATGCTCCAGCAGAGCCCTGTGCCGTTGCTGCTGGCGCATTGAGGCGGCACCCGGCCCTTCTTTCCCTCGTTCCAGCTCGCCCCGCCGTCGGGGGGAGACGGGGCGCCCGTCAGTTGTTTTCGCGCGGCGCGAGCAGGGTGTGCTCTGACAGCCAGCGTCTTTCCGAACCCAGCCCCGCGGCAAAGGCGATCCGCAGCGCATCGGCGAAGCTGTGCACGTCGAGCTTGCCCATCACGTTGGCGCGATAGACCTCGACAGTGCGCGAACTGATGCCGAGATCGTAGGCGATCGTCTTGTTGGGATAGCCGCAGGCGAGCCCATCGAGCACTTCCTGCTCGCGCGAGGTGAGCCGGCCGAGCTGGGTCTTGGCCCATTCCTTGCGGTTGAGCCGTTCCTCGCTGTCGCGCATCGTTTCGAAAGCGGCCTGCACGGCGGCGAGGACATTCTGGCGATCGACCGGTTTCTGGAGGAAATCGACCGCGCCTTCCTGCATCGCCTTGACGGCCATGGTCACGTCACCGTGACCGGTCAGGAAGATGACGGGAAAGTTGAATCCCTCCCGCTTCATCTCCTGCTGCAATTCTAGCCCGTCCATCCCCGGCATCCTGATGTCGACGAGAGCGCAGGCGGGCGTCATCTTGTCGGCGCCCTTGAGAAAGCTTTCGGACCCGCACCAACGCATCACGTCATAGCCCGAATTCGACAGCAGGAAATCAAGCGACCGCCTGATCGATTCCTCGTCATCGACTACATGAACCAGCCAGCGTTCAATCGCCATGTTCGTCCTCCTCCCTTAAGCAGGGCACCGTGAAGACGAAACCCGCACCGTCGGCGAGATCGGGGTCGTACCAGATCCGCCCGCCATGAGCCTCGATGATGGTCCGGCAGATGGCGAGACCCATGCCCATGCCGTCTTTCTTGGTCGTGCTGAAGGGCTCGAACAGCCGTTCGATGCGCTCCGGCGGGACGCCGGGGCCGGAATCGGTGACGGTGAACCGCACCGCGCTGCCATCGCAGGTGATGGCGACGTTCACCTCTCCGTCGCGTTCGATCGCATCGACCGCGTTGCGCATGAGATTGAGCAGAACCTGCTGGATCTGCACCCGGTCGACGAAAACGTGCTTGAGTTCCGGCCCGACCGTGACCGATCGCTCGATGTTGCGATGGCGGGTGCCGGCCGTCCCAAGTGCGATGGCATCGCGCACGAGCCTGCCCGGATCCTCCAGCGTGCGTTCGATCTCACCGCGTGCGACGAAGCTGCGCAGCCGCTTGACGATCTCTCCTGCCCGCAGCGCCTCGTGCCCGGCCTGCTCAAGTGCATCGGCGACCTTCTCGATCGAATCCGTTTCCGCCCGGCGCAGCAGTTCTGCCGAAGTCTGGACGATGTTCCCGATCGCCATGAGCGGCTGGTTGAGTTCGTGCGCGATCGAGGTGGCGAGCGTTCCCATCTCGCTCACGCGGGCGATGTGAGCGAGTTCGCGCTGCAATTCCTCGAGCCGCGCCTCGGTCGCCTCCTTCTCGGTAAGGTCCTGGACGAAGCCCGCGAACATCCGCTGCCCGCCGCCGAAAGCCTCGCCGATCCTGAGCGAATGCGGAAAGATCGTGCCGTCCTTGCGCAGGCCGTAGACCCGGCGCTTCGACCCGATGACCCTGCTTTCCCCCTGCGAACGATAGCGCTGCATGTGGCCATCGTGCTCCTCGCGGTCGGGCGAAGGCATCAGCATCGACACGTTGCGCCCGATCACCTCGTGCGCGCAATAGCCGAACATCTCTTCGGCCGTCTTGCTGAAGAGCAGGATCCTGCCGTCCACATCGATCACGATCAGCGCTTCGGGCACGGTGTCGAGAATCGAGCGAAGGAGGACCGTGCTCGCCTCGAGCGAGCGCGCCTGCGTGTCCTCATGGGTTATGTCGCGCACGATCTGCCCGAACCCGCTAGGCAGGACATCGTCCCCTTCCACGCGCGAGATCGTCACCTCGGCGAGGAAACGGGACCCGTCCTTGCGCGTGCGCCAGCAGCGGTCGCGGAACGACCCGTTCTTGCGCGCAAGCTCGAGCTGCCTTTGCGGCAGGCCCCGCTCGCGCTCGGACGGGTCGAACAGGATATCGAAGTGCCGACCCTGCACCTCCGCCTCGCGCCAGCCGCACAGGCGTTGGGCTCCCTGGTTCCAGATCGTTATGCGCCCCTCGTCGTCGAGCATGCAGAGCGCAAAATTCTCCGCGATGTCGATGAAGAGCGACAATTCCTGCTTCAGCACCTTGGACCTGAGGTGCTGCTCCATCTCAGCGGTGATATCCTCGCAGACCATCAGGGCGCCGCGCACCGCGCCCTTCGTGTCCTTCCACGGCGAGACGCTCCACCGGATCCACTCGACACCGCCGTCGGCGCGTTCGAGCCGGTCGAAATCGCTAGCGATCGTCTCGCCATCGAGCGCTTGCCCGAGCACTTTGCGCCAGGGCCCCTGATGGCAGGAAGATACATGGTCGGGGGAATAGGGCGGACCGGAGTCCGCAGGCAGGTCGAACAACCCCTTCCAGCGCGCATTGCACAGCACGCAGGCAAGATCTGTATCGAACAAGGCGATCGCTGCCGGGATCTGGTCGATCATGGGAGCGACCAGCCGGACATAGGGAATTCGCTCCGTGCGGAAATTGATGTCCGCCTTGTTCATCCGCTCTCTTGGGCCCCGTTATACGACGTCAATTGTCCTCGCGCCAGTGTCGGGGGACAAGCCATTGGGGACATCCGTAATATTACGGAGAAGTGGCGCGAAGTGCGCACGGCGCTTTCTTTCGGGCCCCTAGACAACCGCTAGAATCATCGAAAATCGATCGCCTTTTTTTTGGCGGCAATGGACTGTCGGGGGCAATCGAAGACAGTGGCGGGGCGGCCCATCCTCGGTTAGGGTGGCAGCGTCATGGCCGACAATTTCCCGATAGCCACGCTGACGCTCAATCCGGCGATCGACCTGTCCTTCGCGGTCGACCGGATCTACCCGCTCCACAAGATGCGCGGCGACAGCGAGCGACACGATCCGGGCGGCGGCGGGATCAATGTCTCGCGCGTCATAGCCCGGCTCGGCGGGACCGCGCCCTGCCATTATTTCGCGGGCGGGCCGGGCGGCGCGGCGTTCGATCACCTGCTCGACCGGCACCAGCTGGTGAAGCGCCCGATCCCCATCTGCGGCTCGACCCGGATCAGCACCACCGTCTACGAACGCGCGGGCGATGCCGAATATCGCTTCACCACCGACGGACCCGAAATATCGCCCGGCGAATGGGCCGCCTGCCTCGAACGCTTTCGCAGCCTGCGCTGTTCGTGGCTGGTGCTGAGCGGGACATTGCCGCGCGGCGTGCCCGACAATGCCTATGCCGAGCTTGCCGCGATGGCTGCGGCGAACGGCGCGAAAGTTGTGCTCGACAGTTCGGGGCGCGGCCTTGCCGGGGGTCTTTCCGGGTCAGGGGTCTTCCTCGTCAAGCCGAGCCTGAGCGAATTGCGCGCCTTCACCGGCGAGGATCTTTCGACCGACAGGGATATCGCCCAGGCCGCCGGGCGCATGGTAGCGGCCGGGTCGGCACGCCATGTCGCGGTGACGCTGGGCGCAGACGGCGCGCTGCTGGTCGGCGAGGACCGGCATGTCCGCCTGCCCGCGCTCGAGGTCGAACGGCGCAGCGCGGTCGGAGCGGGGGACAGCTTCCTTGCGGCCATGGTCTTCGCGCTCAGCGGGGGACGCGCGATAGAGGAGGCGTTCAGGCACGGCATCGCGGCGGGCGCGGCGGCCGTCATGACGCCGGGAACGGGTCTTGCCGAGCCGCGCGACATCGAACGCCTCCTGCCGCTTACCGGAGGCTAGGAAGCCGGCACGGTGCGGATCAGTCCTCTGCCCGATTGCCGCGCGCGCGCTCCATGATCCGCACCACCTCGGCATCGCTTGTCTGGCTGAAATCGCCGTAATGCTGTCCCACCGATCCGAACGGTTCGGGCAATTCGAGCACCACGATCTCGTCGCACAAGGGGGCGAGCCTGTCGGCAATGTCGCGCGGGGCGACGGGCACGGCGAGGATCAGCCGCTCTGCGCCCGCCTTGCGCGCTCCGCGAATGGCGGCGGTGATGGTCGACCCGGTGGCGATCCCGTCATCGACGATCACCACTGTGCGCCCCTCCATGCGCGGCTTTCGCCGATTGCCCATATAGGCCATCCGGCGGCGTTCGAGTTCGACCAGCTGGCGGCTCATCTCGCGCTGGAGATAATCGGTCCCCGGCGCGATGATCTCGAGCGCCTCGTCGTTGAGGACGACCTGCGGGTCCTCGCCGTCCACCACCGCTCCGATCGCATATTCGGGATTGCCGGGCGCACCGAGCTTGCGGACCATCATCAGATCGAGCTCCGCATCGAGCGCGCGGGCGATCTCGCAGGCGACCGGCACCCCGCCGCGCGGCAGGGCGAGGATCAGCGGATCGTGTCCGCGCAGATGGCCGAGCCTTGCTGCAAGCTGCTTTCCGGCGCTGGCCCTGTTCTCGATCACGGACGCTATCCTCATCCCATCAACACCTCGCCGAACGCAGAATGGCGATCGAACCGGCGGCTCGCACGCCCGGCAGGCCGGGCCGATGCCCCCGCTTCCCCGGACAGGTGGCCGGCACCAGGGTCGATGACGATTTCGTGCGGTGCAGTCAGCGATTTTAAGAGGAAACTAGGCAAGGAAGATGGATCGTCCATGGCTACAATCCGAACGGGTAGGTTTCAGGCGCGCCTTCGGGCCGCTCGACACCCAGGGGTGTGACCGGAGTGGTCTCCTCGAACCAGACATAGGCATCGAACTGGTCGGCGAGCACGGCTTCGAAGTAATGGCTGAGATATTCGCTCTCGGGGCGGTAGACGACGCCGATCGCGCGCTCGAGCAGGGTGCGGCGCAGCTGTTCGGCGAGCGTGCGCCGGGAGGGGGAGCGCCAGTCGGTCAGCGAGCGAGCGAAACCGGCATGCCGAAAGGCGTGCTCCCAGCTGTCGATCCGCGCGGGGCGCACGGTCTTGACCTGCATCCGCCCGCCCCATTCGCTTGCCGCCGCGACGGTGCCGCGATCGGTGCCGAAGCCGATGGCGACGCATTCGTCGCCGTGCGCCATGCGGCACAATTCGCCGATGTTGAATTCGCCCCGCCATCCCATCGCGGTCGCCGCGGCGTTGCCGACATGCGAATTGTGCGCCCACACGACTGCCTTTGCGGTATCGCCGCCATGGGCAAGGAGCGACTGAAGCGTCGCGAACATGTGCCGGTCGCGCAGGTTCCAGCTTTCGGCCGCGCCGCGGTAGAGCGCGCGGTAATATTTCTCGGCCGTGACGGCGATGCGCGCGTTCTGCACCGCGTCGAACCAGCCTTTGCCATTGTCGTCCAGCGCCGCGAGTCGCAGGTCGAGCAGGTCGCGCAATTGCCCCACCACCTCGTTCTCGCAGCTTTCGCGCCCGCCATGGACCACCGCATGGCCGTAGCGCGCCGGGTCCTCGCGCCAGGGAAACAGGCAGCCATAGCGTTCCCGCGCGAGCGCGGCATCGAACGGGTCGCGCTCCTCGAGGAAATCGATCACCGCATTCATCGACTGGTTCAGCGAATAGATGTCGAGCCCGCGAAACGCGACCTGGCGTCCGGCTGGCAGGCCTTGATTGTGCCCGCGCAGCCAGTCGGCGAATTCGAGCGTTTCGAGATTGCGCCACATCCAGGTAGGAAACCGCACGAAGGCATCGCCCTGCGCGGGCCGTGCGGCAACGTGGCCCCCGTCGCGGCGGACGTAACCGTCGATCCGCGCTGCATCGGGCCAGTCGGCCTCGACCGCGACGATCGAAAAGCCGTGGCGCTCGACCATCCGGCGCGTGATCGCTGCGCGCGCGCGGTAGAATTCGCTGCTGCCATGGGTCGCCTCGCCCAGAAGCAGCACTTTCGCATCGGCGAAGCGGTCGAACCGGCTCCCGAAACGGGCGGCATCGGCCGGATGCGGCAGGGGCTCGGCGGCATCGTGCAGAAGGACGGACAGCTGCGGCAGCTCGGTGTTCTCACGCGTCGCGGTAATCGCATTCATCGGCCGCCTCCCGAGGATAGGATAAATGCGCCCTGCCATCGGCGCATTCGTCAGCCAAAGGCAAGCACGGCCCCGAAGCGCACGGCTTCGGGACCGCCGAGTCTGGGTCAACAAAGGGGCGAACCCGCGGGGTTCCCTGACCCGTGATGCGCGGGCGCATCTCGTTTTGGGAACCTCCGCGAGCCCTGGTCATACGATCGTCGCGCAGTCTTGGGTCAGAACCTTTTCTTTGCGATCCGGTTCAAAACGAAGCTGGCGCTCCCGTCTGACAATCATCGTCTAGGCCTGCCGCACGGCGCCCTCCATCGGTAGATGTCCCTAAGGATCCTTGCGGGATCGCCCTATGCCTCGTCCATTCGGTGAAATCGCCCGCACTACGGACAATTGCGAAGGGCGTTCGCGAAAGGCCCCCGCCACATTCGCCCGGCAACAGGACGGACAGGAAGAAGGGAAACCGGCATGCCGCATGCACTCATCATCGACGAAAACATCGCGATCAGTCGCGCCATCCAGCATCACCTGGGCGGGCTCGGCTTTGCCTCCTTCGACATCACCTGGACCGAACAGCAGGCGCTCGACGCGGCGGCGCGACGGCGGCCCGACATCATCGTGATCGGCGACGACATCGAATGGGGATCCGCGATCCGCGCGGCGCGCAGGATCTCGCTCGACGATTCGATCCCGGTGCTGATGGTGAGCGGGAATCCGGCACGGGCAAGCGAACGGCTCGAAATGGCATCGAGCTATGAAGGCCCGTTCCGCGTCAACCAGATCGAGGAAGCGGTCGGCATCGCGCTGGAAGGCAGGCCCGTCCTGCACTGATGGCGAAGCCCCCCCCCCCCCGCAGGGTCGTTCAGGCCGAAAGCAGGCGGTGCGTGATCTCGGCCACGGGCATGGCGGTGTAATCGCGGTCGATCTCGGCCAGCAGCTTGTCCCTCACTTGCCGGGGGCAGGTGCAACGCAGCCGGCCGAGCGAGACGGGATCGGCGACTATCACGATGGCGGGCGTGCTTTCCTCCGCGAATTCCGCGAGCGCGGCCATCGCCCCTTCGAGAAACTCCCTTTCGTGCGCGCCATGCGGATCGCCCGTCTCATAGCTGCTGCGCGCGGGAGTTTGGCTCGAAAAGGTCCGGCCCGGCGCGCCGGAAAACAAATAGCGGTTGGGAACAAGGACGACCTCGCGATGCTCGAGCACCTCGAGCCGGGGATAGACCGCATCGCCCGCATTGCGCAGCAGGACCATGCGCGCTCCGTCGGTGACGAGGACGAGTGTGCGGTTCGGCAGTTTCATGGCGCGCTTTCCTCCACCTGCGCCGCGCACGGCGATACCGGTCGCGCGGCAGTTTCGGCGAGGGGATCATCACGGTCGATCGGGACCGCCCCGCCATCCATGACCCGGGAAACCTTGACCATCGAACTTCTTCCCTTTCGAGCCGCCTTCGTGGTGCGCAAGGCAGGGCGATAATGCGCTGCGGGCGGGGCCGGTTCTCTCCGTAGAGTTCCCGATCAGGCGCGGCCGGCTGCGGCTCCGCTGGGCTGAGGGACCGGGTCGGAAGAGGAGGCGGGGCGCGTACCGGGCGCCGGGGCGAGGACAAGCAGCACTTCGCGCCTTTTGCCTTCGCCCGGAAAGTCGATCGGACCGCTTTCGGCCTGTTCGCCGTCGATCGTCAGCGCGCTGGCCTCGCCGCGGCGCACCTCGATCTCGATCACGCCCTGCCCTCGCACCGAGGCGCAGAAGCCGTCCCAGTCGGGCGGCAGGCACGGGGCAAGATCGATCCGCCCGCGATCGAGACGGATGCCGAGAATGTGCTCGCTCGCGAGCCGCCATGCCCATCCGGCAGCGCCGGTATACCACGTCCACCCGCCTTGCCCGAGATGTTCGTCACCGCCGCTGATATCGCCCGCCGCGGCATAGGGCTCGACCGCGTAGCGCATTGCATCCTCGACCGTGGCGGCGTGGCATGCAGGGTTGATCCGGTCGAACACTTCCTTTGCCTGCGCCCCGTCGCCAAGCATCGCGCAGGCTATCCCGAGCCAGGCCGCGGCATGGCTGTATTGCCCGCCATTCTCGCGGATGCCGGGTGGATAGGCCTGGATGTAGCCGGGATCGCGCGGCGAGTCGGCGAACGGCGGGTCGAGCAGCCGGGCAATGCTGTCCGAAGGCCGCACGAGCTGTTCGAAGGCGCTGTCCATCGCCCGCCGCGAGCGGGCGCTGTCGCCGCCGGCGATCACCGACCAGGCCTGCACCAGTGCATCGATCCGGCATTCCTCGTTTTCCGCCGAACCCCAGGGCCGCCCATAATCGTCGAAGGCGCGCAGATACCATGCCCCGTCCCAGCCATGCTCCTCGAGCGCGCGGGTCAGCTGGTCCGCCCGCGCGATCCAGCGCGCGCCGAATTCGGGTTGTCCTGCCGCCTGCGCCACGTCGGAAAAGGAACGGATGGAAGCGATGAGAAACCAGGCGAGCCACACGCTCTCGCCCTTCCCGCCCGCCCCGATCCTGTTCATGCCGTCATTCCAGTCGCCATCTCCGATCAGCGGCAGGCCGTGCTCTCCGGTGCGAAAGGCGCGGTCGAAGGCGCGGCGGCAATGCTCGAACAGGCTGCCGCTCTCGCCATGCGCGAATTCGCCGTAACGATCCGCCTCGTCTGGCGCGAGTTCCGGCGCGCGCAGGAACGGCACCTCCTCATCGAGGATCGTCATGTCGCCGGTTGCCCTGACATAGTCGGCGGTCACGAAAGGCAGCCAGACGAGATCGTCGGAACAGCGCGTGCGCACTCCCTTTCCCGAAGGCGGATGCCACCAATGGAGCACGTCGCCCTCCTCGAACTGGTGGGCGGCGGCCCTGAGGATGTGCGCGCGCGCGATCCCGGGCGCGGACAGGAACAGCGCCGAGACATCCTGCAACTGGTCGCGGAAACCGAACGCGCCCGATGCCTGGTAGAAGCCCGCGCGGGCGTACACCCGCGAGGACAGGATCTGATAGGGCAGCCAGCGATTGACCATCAGGTCGAAAGCCGGATCGGGCGTCTTGACCTCGAAAGAGGCGAAACGCTCCTCCCAGGAAGCGATGGTGTTGGCCGCTGCCACCGCCGCCGCGCCGGGACCGCGCAACCGGGCGAGGCAATCGGCGATTTCGTCCTCTCCTGCGGCCATGCCGAGGAAGAAGACCGTCCCGGCCTCGCCTCCGGGCGCGATGTCGATATGGACCTGGAGGGCGGCGGCGGCATCCTCCCCCGAATTGCCGGACCGGTCGCCGAGGCCCCATGCGCCGAGCGCGACGGGCCGCTTCCAGTCGGGCGGTTCGCCCAGCACGTCAGAGCGCGAAGTCGAAAGGCCGTGGATCGTCCCTTCCCCCGCAAGAAAGGCGATGCCCCCGCCCATAGCTCCGTCCATCGGGTTCTGCCCGAGGATCGCGGCGAGGTCGGCGCGGTAGCGGCTGGTGCGAAGCGGTGCCGGATCGGCGGCGTTCGCACCGATGATCCAGTCGGCCAGGAACGTCGCGGTGATCCTTCGCGCCTGCCCGCTCGTATCGCGCAGCGTGAGACGCACGATCTTGACCGGATCGTCTTCGGCAAGCGAGCAAGCCAGCGTCTGTTCGAGCCCGTCCGAATTCCGTGTCCAGATCGTCTCGCCCGGCCGGTGCTCGATCCGGCAGGGCGCATCGCGGCCGGCGGGAAGCGGAGTGACCGTCCAGACCCGTCCGCTCGCCTCGTCGCGCAGGTAAAGCGCCTCTCCCGAAGGATCGCGCAGTGGATCGTTGTGCCATGGCGTGATCCGCTGCTCGCCGCTGTTGCCGCCGAAAGTGAAGCCGAGCCCGGCTTCGGTGACGACCGTCCCGAAGGAGGCATTGGCGATGACATTGGACCAGGGCGCAGGCGTCGCCTCGCCCGGTGCGAGCTCGATCGCGTAATCGCCCGCCGGGGTGAAACCGCCCGGCCCCGCCACGAGCGCGCGATCCTCGTGCGCGGGACCCCGCCCCTCGCCCGAACTGTCTTGCGCCGGCGCTGCGGAGGGCAGGAAGGCAGGCAGCGGGACGGGCCCGGCCCGACCGCTGTCGATCTGCCTCTCGACCGCCTCCAGCCCGGCCCGCAGCGTCACTCTCGCCGCGGCTTCGAGCGCCGCCACCAGATGCGCCTCGCGCTGCTCCTTGCCGATCAGGACGATCCCGCCGCGCTGGCCGAGATGGTCCTCCACTCCGACATCGCGCAGGCTTTCGGCGATGCGCTCGCGTACCGGATCGATATAGCCCGGCGGGCCGGGATAGAGGATCGCGAGGTCGACCGGATGGCCATGCCAGCGCCACAGCCTGTGCGCGCGCAGGACAAACCGCAGATCCTCGCCGGCGACATCCTCGCCGGGTTCGTAGACCAGGATCGGCAGGTCGCCCGACAGGCCAAGCTCCCAAAGGTCCTGGCGCCGCGCCTCGCCGCTGGCGGGATTGCGCGGCCCCGGTTCCGCGACGAGCGCCGAGAACAGCAGCTGCGCATCGCGCAGTCGTTCCGGCAACAGGCCGATCCGCGCAAGGTCTGCACGCGCGCGGTGCTTCGCATCGCCGTCGATCCAGTCGAGCGCGGCGAGCGAGCCATAGCGTTCGAGAACTTCGAGCGCTTCCTCACCGCTCGGCGCGAGCGCGGTGACGACGGCGATCTCCGCCTCGCCATGCGCGGGCAGCGAAATCCGCGCCGCGAGCACCGATGCCGCATCGAGCGGATGCGTCTCTAGCGAAGCGGGACGCGCTGCGACCTCGGGAAAGGCGCGATGCGTAGCCAGCCTTCCGCGCGCATGGCGGCGCGATACCTCGAACCCCGTCACGCGCACCCGCCCGGGCGTGCCGACGATCCGCTGCGCCATGGCGAGACCGGGTGCATCCGCATCGCGCGACCGGCGCGTAAAGACCAGCGCATCCGTGGGTGGGTGATGACGCGCTTCGACGAACAGCCGGGCGAAAGCGGGATGGCGATTCCATTCTCCGAGCGGGGCGAGCGCGATTTCGGCATCGCTCGCGAAGTCGAGATGCATCGTTCTTGCCGAATGGTTGACGAGCCGCAGCCGGTGGAGCGCGACATCGTCGACCGGGGCGACGAGCATTTCATGCACGGCGGAAAGGTCTCCGGCCTGGCTTCGGATCTCGAGCTTGTGCGGATGGATCACGGCGCTGCGTCCGGCCGCCGGGGGGAAGGGCGACAGGGTTGCGGCAAGCGGAGTGTCCCTGCCGCCGCGAAGATGCAGGAAATGGCCGCGATCGCGGTCGCGCCCGGCTGGGCAGGTCACGGCATTGCCCTTCCACACCAGATCGCCCGCCCCATCCGTCCCGATCGCGAACGACACCCGGCCATTGCCCATGAGATGCACCATGTCCGATTCTTCGCCGCCCCGTTCCCACGCCTGCGCTCGCGGCGGCTTGGATGCGGCCGGAGAAGGCTCGGCGAGCGTCTGCCGGCGTTCGAGTTCGGGCTGTATCTCCCACGGAATGCGTTCGTTGAGGAGGAGATCGACCGCCTGCATTCGGTGGTCGGCCCCGAACCATCGCACGATCGCATCGTCGGCCACCGCGTTGGCGATCGCGGCGATGGTCATGCCGTGATGATGCGCCATGTACGAGCGCACCAGTGCCGGCGCTCCCCCCTCGCCAAGCCGCGCGGGCGTGAAATCGAGCGCTTCGTGGAAGCCGAAACGGCCGAGCGCGCCCAGCTTTTCGAGACGGCGCAGATTGGCGACCACGCCGCGCGGATCGACCGGCAAGGCGAGCGCCGAGGCGTAAGGAGCGATGACGAGATCCTCCTCCAGCCCCCGCCGCAGGCCGATATCGGGCACGCCGAATGCGCGATAGCGCCATGCGCCGTCGCCGCCATAGGATGCAAAGCCCGATTCCGAGATGCCCCATGGCACCCGGCGGCGCCCGGCATGCGCCTTCTGGATCGCGACGACTTCCCTTTCCGTCATGCCGAGCAGGGTCGCTTCGTCGCTGCGCACGAACAGTGAGGGCATGAGGTATTCGAACATCGAACCGTTCCACGAGACGAGCGCCGTGCGCCCCCGCCGCTGGCGCACCGGGCGCCCGAGCCGGAACCAGTGTTCGGTCGGCACGTCGCGTTTGGCGATGGCGAAATAGCTCGCCAGCCTCGCCTCGCTCGCGAGCAGATCGTAGAGATGCGGGTCGAGCCGTTCGCCGCTGACATCGTAGCCGATATGGAACAGGCGGCGGTGGTTGTCGTAGAGCGGAGCGAAATCCATGCCCTGTGCAAAGGCATCGGCCCGGCGGGCGATGTCGCGCAGCACGTGCGCGATCCGATCGCGCGAGGAAGGCGCCTCGCCCAGCAATTCGCGGCGGCATTCGGCGAGATGGTGTTCCGAGCGCTCGAGCCAGTCGTGCACCTGTTCGATGCCGGTCGGTTCGTTTGCCTCCTGTTCGACCAGCGCACGCACGATCCCGCTGCGCAGGCATGCAAGCTGGCGTTCCGCCGCATCGATGAGGTCGCGCCAGTGGCGCTCCTCCTCCGCGAGCCCGGCGACGATCTCGCGCAGATGGGCCGCCTCTCCCG is part of the Erythrobacter litoralis genome and encodes:
- a CDS encoding response regulator transcription factor, with the protein product MAIERWLVHVVDDEESIRRSLDFLLSNSGYDVMRWCGSESFLKGADKMTPACALVDIRMPGMDGLELQQEMKREGFNFPVIFLTGHGDVTMAVKAMQEGAVDFLQKPVDRQNVLAAVQAAFETMRDSEERLNRKEWAKTQLGRLTSREQEVLDGLACGYPNKTIAYDLGISSRTVEVYRANVMGKLDVHSFADALRIAFAAGLGSERRWLSEHTLLAPRENN
- a CDS encoding PAS domain S-box protein — protein: MNKADINFRTERIPYVRLVAPMIDQIPAAIALFDTDLACVLCNARWKGLFDLPADSGPPYSPDHVSSCHQGPWRKVLGQALDGETIASDFDRLERADGGVEWIRWSVSPWKDTKGAVRGALMVCEDITAEMEQHLRSKVLKQELSLFIDIAENFALCMLDDEGRITIWNQGAQRLCGWREAEVQGRHFDILFDPSERERGLPQRQLELARKNGSFRDRCWRTRKDGSRFLAEVTISRVEGDDVLPSGFGQIVRDITHEDTQARSLEASTVLLRSILDTVPEALIVIDVDGRILLFSKTAEEMFGYCAHEVIGRNVSMLMPSPDREEHDGHMQRYRSQGESRVIGSKRRVYGLRKDGTIFPHSLRIGEAFGGGQRMFAGFVQDLTEKEATEARLEELQRELAHIARVSEMGTLATSIAHELNQPLMAIGNIVQTSAELLRRAETDSIEKVADALEQAGHEALRAGEIVKRLRSFVARGEIERTLEDPGRLVRDAIALGTAGTRHRNIERSVTVGPELKHVFVDRVQIQQVLLNLMRNAVDAIERDGEVNVAITCDGSAVRFTVTDSGPGVPPERIERLFEPFSTTKKDGMGMGLAICRTIIEAHGGRIWYDPDLADGAGFVFTVPCLREEDEHGD
- a CDS encoding 1-phosphofructokinase family hexose kinase codes for the protein MADNFPIATLTLNPAIDLSFAVDRIYPLHKMRGDSERHDPGGGGINVSRVIARLGGTAPCHYFAGGPGGAAFDHLLDRHQLVKRPIPICGSTRISTTVYERAGDAEYRFTTDGPEISPGEWAACLERFRSLRCSWLVLSGTLPRGVPDNAYAELAAMAAANGAKVVLDSSGRGLAGGLSGSGVFLVKPSLSELRAFTGEDLSTDRDIAQAAGRMVAAGSARHVAVTLGADGALLVGEDRHVRLPALEVERRSAVGAGDSFLAAMVFALSGGRAIEEAFRHGIAAGAAAVMTPGTGLAEPRDIERLLPLTGG
- a CDS encoding phosphoribosyltransferase; translation: MIENRASAGKQLAARLGHLRGHDPLILALPRGGVPVACEIARALDAELDLMMVRKLGAPGNPEYAIGAVVDGEDPQVVLNDEALEIIAPGTDYLQREMSRQLVELERRRMAYMGNRRKPRMEGRTVVIVDDGIATGSTITAAIRGARKAGAERLILAVPVAPRDIADRLAPLCDEIVVLELPEPFGSVGQHYGDFSQTSDAEVVRIMERARGNRAED
- a CDS encoding erythromycin esterase family protein — translated: MNAITATRENTELPQLSVLLHDAAEPLPHPADAARFGSRFDRFADAKVLLLGEATHGSSEFYRARAAITRRMVERHGFSIVAVEADWPDAARIDGYVRRDGGHVAARPAQGDAFVRFPTWMWRNLETLEFADWLRGHNQGLPAGRQVAFRGLDIYSLNQSMNAVIDFLEERDPFDAALARERYGCLFPWREDPARYGHAVVHGGRESCENEVVGQLRDLLDLRLAALDDNGKGWFDAVQNARIAVTAEKYYRALYRGAAESWNLRDRHMFATLQSLLAHGGDTAKAVVWAHNSHVGNAAATAMGWRGEFNIGELCRMAHGDECVAIGFGTDRGTVAAASEWGGRMQVKTVRPARIDSWEHAFRHAGFARSLTDWRSPSRRTLAEQLRRTLLERAIGVVYRPESEYLSHYFEAVLADQFDAYVWFEETTPVTPLGVERPEGAPETYPFGL
- a CDS encoding response regulator, producing MPHALIIDENIAISRAIQHHLGGLGFASFDITWTEQQALDAAARRRPDIIVIGDDIEWGSAIRAARRISLDDSIPVLMVSGNPARASERLEMASSYEGPFRVNQIEEAVGIALEGRPVLH
- a CDS encoding host attachment protein, which translates into the protein MKLPNRTLVLVTDGARMVLLRNAGDAVYPRLEVLEHREVVLVPNRYLFSGAPGRTFSSQTPARSSYETGDPHGAHEREFLEGAMAALAEFAEESTPAIVIVADPVSLGRLRCTCPRQVRDKLLAEIDRDYTAMPVAEITHRLLSA